CTCTGATATTTTTTAAAAATTTTCTCTGATTGATGATACAGTTCATCACGAATGTGTTGTGGTTCAACCACTTCTAAATCATCTCCGAAAGAGAGGAGATAACGCATCAGCCACTTATTATCCGGTAAAACCGTTTCTATCATTAAAGAACCATCTTCATTTTTGCTAATGCTTTCTTCATTAAACTCTTCATATGCCCTGTATGCTCCATCTTTGGAAATTTTCAATTTGATAGTGATCCATTGTTCATGCCCATTATCCTGAGGCTCTTCATTAGTCTGTTCGGCTCGTTTAGTAAAGCCGTCTTGTGTAACACAAATCTTTGTGATGCGTGAAATCTTAAATGTTCTATAGCAATTTTTAGATAAGCAAAACCCATAAAGATACCACGCATTAACCTTATACACAAGCTTTATAGGCTCGATTTTTCGCCTGCTTTTTTCTCCAAAGCCGTTTATATAGTCAAATTCGATGATCAAATTGCCAAGAATGGCATCTTTAAGAGTGGTAAATTGAGATATTTGATTTTTAGTGCTACCCCAAGGAGAAAAGTCAACTTCAATCCAATTTAGCCCATTTTTTTTAAATAAACCACTTAACCTTGAAAGTACCTTATCGTCTTCTAAATGATGCGTTATGCTCAAGCTCTGTAAGGCATACAATATTTCGTTTTGTTCCTTGTCTGAAAGAACAGATTTGTTCAGTACATAACCATCCGTTATTCCTATACCGCCACCTTTTCCACGACTCGCATAGATAGGTATCCCCGCTGAAGAGAGCGTATTGACATCACGATAGATTGTTCTTATGGATACCTCAAAATGCTCAGATAGTTCGTTAGCCGTTACTGTTTTTTTATCCAGTAGAATATAGACAATTTCAAATAATCGATTGATTTGCATTCTTTTCCTTTAATTTCTTTACATGTAAAGATAGAAACAAGATAAAATATAAAAATAGTCTATCCTCATTATTTTATCAAAAGACCAAGGAATCCTCCTCATGAACAAAACACCAAACGATTCCAAAGAGCTGTTTGCCCTCAACAAACCTAAAGGCTATCTG
Above is a genomic segment from Sulfurospirillum halorespirans DSM 13726 containing:
- a CDS encoding helix-turn-helix transcriptional regulator, which translates into the protein MQINRLFEIVYILLDKKTVTANELSEHFEVSIRTIYRDVNTLSSAGIPIYASRGKGGGIGITDGYVLNKSVLSDKEQNEILYALQSLSITHHLEDDKVLSRLSGLFKKNGLNWIEVDFSPWGSTKNQISQFTTLKDAILGNLIIEFDYINGFGEKSRRKIEPIKLVYKVNAWYLYGFCLSKNCYRTFKISRITKICVTQDGFTKRAEQTNEEPQDNGHEQWITIKLKISKDGAYRAYEEFNEESISKNEDGSLMIETVLPDNKWLMRYLLSFGDDLEVVEPQHIRDELYHQSEKIFKKYQRKFIT